In Erigeron canadensis isolate Cc75 chromosome 1, C_canadensis_v1, whole genome shotgun sequence, a single window of DNA contains:
- the LOC122585803 gene encoding uncharacterized protein LOC122585803, producing MIRQDALKIYRDKKAKFKKTWFTDRGGSQRLAELEGQPPYGMPPQVWSYLLGYWTNEPRMIAAQRNTTNRQQQNNFVSTHGRQSYAQREWRYDEDNDGRREEPPEFYLRAHTRRNGMVQDAVRPIYERLLDTHQRLSQVPNTPPTQTYVDALGTRSRHTRVVGRVVRGTRGLNVPLPEDIEQPFPTQQSPSFNVSDMFAQGSP from the exons ATGATTCGTCAGGATGCCTTGAAGATCTACAGGGATAAAAAagcaaaattcaagaagacttgGTTCACTGACAGGGGTGGGTCACAGAGGCTGGCAGAACTGGAGGGTCAACCTCCGTATGGGATGCCTCCACAGGTGTGGAGTTATCTACTGGGTTACTGGACCAACGAGCCCCGGATGATTGCTGCCCAAAGAAACACGACAAACAGGCagcaacaaaataattttgtcagtACTCACGGTCGACAGTCATACGCTCAGCGTGAATGGCGTTACGAT GAAGATAATGATGGGCGACGTGAGGAGCCGCCTGAGTTTTATTTGCGGGCCCACACGAGACGAAATGGGATGGTGCAGGACGCAGTTAGGCCCATTTAT GAGCGGCTTCTTGATACCCACCAAAGACTTTCCCAAGTGCCCAATACCCCGCCTACGCAGACATATGTGGACGCTTTAGGGACCCGATCGAGACATACTCGTGTGGTTGGGCGTGTGGTTAGGGGAACACGTGGACTGAATGTCCCCCTCCCAGAGGATATAGAGCAACCCTTCCCAACCCAGCAGTCACCGTCCTTTAACGTCAGTGATATGTTCGCCCAGGGTAGCCCTTAG